In the Thalassoglobus sp. JC818 genome, one interval contains:
- a CDS encoding alpha/beta fold hydrolase: MSQPRLTISGPRKAKKCVILTHGAGESSDSRFLSYFADGLADLHYRVVRFDFPYMEERSRTGRKRPPDRENKLRETWLSVLEEVPNEQVVIGGKSMGGRIASLVADESRAQGLICLGYPFHPTGKPEKLRTAHLADLQTPTLILQGENDPFGNREEVEQYNLSESIKVHWSPDGDHSFRPRRGSDRTEEQNFKNGLRAIERFLFELWVDG; the protein is encoded by the coding sequence ATGTCTCAACCGCGGCTGACAATTTCCGGTCCACGTAAAGCAAAGAAGTGCGTCATCCTGACGCACGGAGCAGGGGAGAGTTCAGACTCTCGTTTTCTCAGCTACTTCGCCGACGGGCTTGCTGATCTTCACTATCGCGTCGTCCGATTCGATTTTCCGTACATGGAAGAACGTTCACGGACCGGTCGGAAGCGGCCTCCTGATCGCGAAAACAAACTTCGTGAGACGTGGTTGTCTGTTTTGGAAGAAGTTCCGAATGAACAGGTCGTCATCGGTGGCAAATCGATGGGAGGTCGAATTGCGAGTCTTGTTGCGGACGAGAGTCGTGCTCAAGGTTTGATCTGTCTGGGATATCCATTTCATCCGACTGGTAAACCGGAGAAGCTTCGAACAGCCCATCTCGCGGACCTCCAGACTCCAACGTTGATTCTGCAAGGTGAAAACGATCCGTTCGGGAATCGAGAAGAGGTTGAACAATACAATCTTTCAGAGTCGATCAAGGTACACTGGTCTCCGGATGGTGATCACAGCTTTCGTCCTCGACGCGGAAGCGATCGGACTGAAGAACAGAATTTCAAGAATGGGCTGCGTGCCATCGAGCGGTTTCTGTTCGAG